One part of the Alistipes onderdonkii genome encodes these proteins:
- a CDS encoding GH92 family glycosyl hydrolase translates to MKKELLTLFCVAGISFPALGGTYNIAPKARATASSSLNADGDASKVNDGYIRLDNAGEWVSAAQMPYWQQLPYPWIRLDWDEEVTLSRIVLYDRPTGDAHTAGGDLFFSDGTRIGVVGIPDNGEPKVVEFAPKRVRWVKFEVNDAVGSHVGLSEIEAFPPAEAGGDFVSQVDPFIETTKGRYFFFITGNQPFGMIGAAPLTRNRNQYGGGYNYNSTEVLGFPQIHNWVLAGLTLMPTTGNVDPTLGEGHWKSHFRHEGEIAQPGYHRLFLEDYGIWVEQTATDRTGFYRLTFTRDAEAGILLNLGGYLASTTMCNARVQRVGEHEIEGSFDTYGRHWGGPENVRVYFVVRFDRPFDRLDGWVGTRRYSGIDSLEGSSEITRRHPREALSYLDSPTSGVAAHYGVRTGDRIHVRTAVSYVSTENARENLTHDATTWDFDAVRRAAQDEWNEWLGRIEVKGGTQQQRTKFYTDLWHVLLGRHKIDDVNGEYPDLTDGQRAGSFTRDIRVKTRTLPRDAAGRVVHHMYNSDAFWLTQWNLNVLWGLGWPEMPDEMSASLIRYADNGGLIPRGPCAGGYTYIMSGCPATPLIVSAYNKGLMRKCDPMHAFRTMQRNHMPGGMQGIGEFYLEHGYQPKNAGMTIESNFQDWALAQMAVRLGLEDEAAYFGNRSHGWRKLYRPDQQLLFPKDEQGQWLHDDPLRGTGWIEANAWQATWGVSHELPTLATLMGGYDKFCGKLNYAFEQAAPQDFVFGYGQGYVSYANQPGCSNAHVFSWGGKPWLTQYWVRRVNEQAYGGTTPDRGYGGHDEDQGQMGGVSALMSIGLFSTRGTAAARPVYEITSPVFDEVSIRLDKRYYPADRSDRFVIRTYGNSDKNCYIQRARLNGRVLNNFWFPHEEFARGGLLELWLGPEPNTRWGTGKLPE, encoded by the coding sequence ATGAAAAAAGAGCTGTTAACCCTGTTTTGCGTGGCGGGAATCTCGTTCCCGGCACTCGGCGGCACCTACAATATCGCCCCGAAAGCCCGCGCCACGGCATCGTCGTCGCTCAATGCCGACGGCGATGCCTCGAAAGTCAACGACGGCTACATCCGCCTCGACAATGCGGGCGAATGGGTATCGGCAGCGCAGATGCCCTACTGGCAGCAATTACCCTACCCCTGGATCCGGCTCGACTGGGACGAGGAGGTCACCCTCTCGCGCATCGTCCTCTACGACCGGCCGACGGGCGATGCGCATACGGCAGGCGGCGACCTCTTTTTCAGCGACGGCACACGTATCGGAGTAGTCGGGATCCCGGACAACGGGGAGCCCAAGGTCGTGGAATTCGCGCCCAAACGGGTCAGATGGGTGAAATTCGAGGTCAACGACGCCGTGGGTTCCCATGTCGGGCTCTCCGAGATCGAGGCATTCCCGCCCGCCGAGGCCGGAGGCGATTTCGTCTCGCAGGTCGACCCGTTCATCGAAACGACCAAGGGGCGCTATTTCTTCTTCATCACGGGCAACCAGCCGTTCGGCATGATCGGCGCCGCACCGCTGACCCGCAACCGCAACCAGTACGGCGGGGGCTACAACTACAATTCGACCGAGGTGCTCGGCTTCCCGCAGATACACAACTGGGTGCTGGCCGGGCTTACACTCATGCCGACGACCGGCAACGTCGATCCCACCCTCGGCGAAGGGCACTGGAAATCGCACTTCCGGCACGAGGGCGAAATCGCCCAGCCGGGTTACCACCGCCTCTTCCTGGAGGATTACGGCATCTGGGTCGAGCAGACGGCTACTGACCGCACGGGGTTCTACCGCCTGACCTTCACCCGGGACGCCGAAGCCGGCATACTCCTGAACCTGGGCGGCTATCTGGCGTCGACGACCATGTGCAACGCCCGCGTGCAGCGGGTCGGAGAGCACGAAATCGAGGGCAGCTTCGACACCTACGGCCGCCACTGGGGCGGCCCCGAGAACGTCAGGGTTTACTTCGTCGTCCGTTTCGACCGGCCGTTCGACCGACTCGACGGATGGGTCGGCACACGCCGTTATTCCGGAATCGACTCGCTCGAAGGCTCCTCCGAAATCACCAGGCGCCACCCGCGCGAAGCGCTGAGTTACCTGGACTCCCCCACATCGGGCGTCGCGGCACATTACGGTGTCCGTACGGGCGACCGCATCCATGTCCGCACGGCCGTATCGTACGTCAGTACGGAAAATGCACGGGAGAACCTCACGCATGACGCCACGACCTGGGACTTCGACGCCGTGCGCCGCGCGGCACAGGACGAATGGAACGAATGGCTGGGACGCATCGAGGTAAAAGGCGGCACGCAGCAACAACGGACAAAATTCTACACCGACCTGTGGCATGTCCTGCTGGGCCGCCACAAGATCGACGACGTGAACGGCGAATACCCCGACCTGACGGACGGCCAGCGCGCAGGTTCGTTCACGCGCGACATCCGGGTCAAGACCCGTACGCTCCCGCGCGATGCGGCAGGCCGCGTCGTGCATCACATGTATAATTCCGACGCCTTCTGGCTCACGCAGTGGAACCTCAACGTCCTGTGGGGGCTGGGATGGCCCGAAATGCCCGACGAAATGTCGGCCTCGCTCATCCGCTATGCCGACAACGGCGGGCTGATTCCCCGGGGGCCCTGCGCCGGAGGATATACCTACATCATGTCCGGATGTCCGGCCACGCCGCTCATCGTCTCGGCCTATAACAAAGGGCTGATGCGCAAATGCGACCCGATGCACGCTTTCCGGACGATGCAACGCAACCATATGCCGGGCGGCATGCAGGGAATCGGGGAATTTTACCTCGAACACGGCTACCAGCCGAAAAACGCCGGGATGACGATCGAGTCGAACTTCCAGGATTGGGCGCTCGCACAAATGGCCGTGCGTTTGGGACTGGAGGATGAGGCCGCCTACTTCGGCAACCGATCCCACGGATGGCGCAAGCTATACCGCCCCGACCAGCAGTTGCTCTTCCCCAAGGACGAGCAGGGCCAATGGCTGCACGACGATCCGCTCAGGGGCACCGGCTGGATCGAGGCCAATGCCTGGCAGGCCACCTGGGGCGTATCGCACGAACTACCGACCCTCGCAACGCTCATGGGCGGTTATGACAAATTCTGCGGGAAGCTCAATTATGCATTCGAGCAGGCTGCGCCGCAGGATTTCGTGTTCGGCTACGGACAAGGCTACGTCAGCTACGCCAACCAGCCGGGATGCTCCAACGCACACGTATTCAGCTGGGGCGGGAAACCCTGGCTCACGCAATACTGGGTTCGCCGGGTGAACGAACAGGCTTACGGGGGCACCACGCCCGACCGGGGGTATGGCGGGCACGACGAAGACCAGGGACAAATGGGCGGCGTGAGCGCACTGATGTCGATCGGGTTGTTCAGTACGCGGGGCACGGCCGCTGCCCGCCCCGTATACGAGATCACCTCGCCGGTCTTCGACGAGGTGTCGATCCGTCTCGACAAGCGTTATTACCCGGCCGACCGTTCCGACCGGTTCGTCATCCGCACCTACGGCAATTCGGACAAGAACTGTTATATCCAACGCGCACGCCTCAACGGCCGGGTGCTCAACAACTTCTGGTTCCCGCACGAAGAATTCGCACGCGGCGGCCTGCTCGAGCTATGGCTGGGGCCCGAGCCCAACACCCGCTGGGGAACCGGGAAACTCCCCGAATAG
- a CDS encoding class I mannose-6-phosphate isomerase, translating into MSLLRKTTQNPLPVCKPETGKNQYDIYPTHDLGADKIFCDYTSLARRLAGQKQVVVDGYVGVRFDLFRQELNRALTQLGIRPVWWSVDAALRPQEEIERLVAPYLGGDDPIFGFRTPLRLEEFFDGEKLRAIAPDPEAEMNILVGTGAALAGWQGELVYIDIPKNEIQFRSRAGSIANLGATQPEPPKKMYKRFYFVDWVVLNRHKKELLPRIGIIVDGQREGEITWAEGTDLRRGLEHLAANGFRVRPWFEPGAWGGQWIREHIGALPHDVPNYAWSFELIVPENGLIFGSDGKMLEVSFDMVMFQGGEQVVGSACYDAYGDEFPIRMDYLDNFDGGNLSIQCHPQREYIRRNFGEVLTQEETYYILDTAPGSVVYLGFKEDIDPAKFERALTESFEKGTELDVPRYINAEQSARHDLFLIPPGTLHSSGRNNLVLEISTTPYIFTFKMYDWLALDLDGKPRPLNIRRAMENLCFDRKGETVKRELVSHPALLDKGADWELWHLPTHRNHSYDVHRYKLNTSVEVATQGKCHVLNLVEGESAEVETAGGSRFRLSYAETLVISAAAGSYRIVNTSGREIMVVKAFMK; encoded by the coding sequence ATGTCTCTTTTAAGGAAAACAACACAGAACCCACTTCCGGTATGCAAACCGGAAACCGGAAAAAACCAATACGACATCTACCCGACACATGACCTCGGGGCGGATAAGATTTTCTGCGACTACACGTCGCTGGCACGGCGGCTGGCCGGGCAAAAGCAGGTTGTCGTCGACGGCTATGTCGGCGTACGCTTCGACCTCTTCCGGCAGGAGCTGAACCGTGCGCTCACGCAGCTGGGCATCCGCCCCGTGTGGTGGAGCGTCGACGCGGCCCTGCGGCCGCAGGAGGAGATCGAGCGCCTGGTCGCCCCCTATCTGGGCGGCGACGACCCGATCTTCGGCTTCCGCACCCCGCTGCGGCTGGAGGAGTTCTTCGACGGGGAAAAACTGCGGGCGATCGCACCCGACCCCGAGGCGGAGATGAACATACTCGTCGGCACCGGCGCCGCGCTGGCCGGCTGGCAGGGCGAGTTGGTCTATATCGACATCCCGAAGAACGAGATCCAGTTCCGCTCGCGTGCGGGCAGCATCGCCAACCTGGGGGCCACGCAGCCCGAACCCCCGAAAAAGATGTACAAGCGGTTCTATTTCGTCGACTGGGTCGTACTGAACCGCCACAAGAAGGAGCTGCTGCCCCGCATCGGCATAATCGTCGACGGGCAGCGCGAAGGGGAGATCACCTGGGCCGAGGGCACCGACCTGCGCCGCGGCCTGGAGCACCTCGCCGCAAACGGATTCCGCGTCCGGCCGTGGTTCGAACCCGGGGCGTGGGGAGGCCAATGGATCCGCGAACACATCGGCGCACTACCCCACGACGTGCCCAACTACGCATGGTCGTTCGAGCTGATCGTACCGGAAAACGGGCTGATCTTCGGCAGCGACGGCAAGATGCTCGAAGTGTCGTTCGACATGGTGATGTTCCAGGGCGGCGAGCAGGTCGTCGGCAGCGCGTGCTACGACGCATACGGCGACGAATTCCCGATCCGCATGGACTACCTCGACAACTTCGACGGCGGCAACCTTTCGATCCAGTGCCACCCGCAGCGGGAATATATCCGCAGGAATTTCGGCGAGGTACTGACTCAGGAGGAGACTTACTATATCCTCGACACGGCACCCGGGTCGGTCGTATACCTCGGGTTCAAAGAGGATATCGACCCTGCGAAGTTCGAACGGGCGCTGACCGAAAGCTTCGAAAAAGGCACGGAACTCGACGTGCCGCGCTACATCAACGCCGAACAGTCGGCGCGGCACGACCTGTTCCTCATACCGCCGGGCACGCTCCACAGCTCGGGACGCAACAACCTCGTGCTGGAGATCAGCACCACGCCTTACATCTTCACATTCAAGATGTACGACTGGCTGGCGCTCGACCTCGACGGGAAACCGCGCCCGCTGAACATCCGCCGCGCAATGGAGAACCTCTGCTTCGACCGCAAGGGCGAAACCGTGAAACGGGAGCTGGTGTCGCACCCCGCGCTGCTCGACAAGGGGGCGGACTGGGAACTGTGGCACCTGCCCACGCACCGCAACCACTCCTACGACGTGCACCGTTACAAGCTCAACACCTCGGTGGAGGTCGCAACGCAGGGAAAATGCCATGTCCTGAACCTGGTCGAGGGCGAAAGCGCCGAGGTCGAAACCGCGGGCGGCAGCCGCTTCCGTCTGAGCTATGCCGAAACGCTGGTAATTTCGGCGGCGGCAGGCTCCTACCGCATCGTCAACACCTCGGGGCGCGAGATCATGGTCGTGAAGGCTTTTATGAAATAA
- a CDS encoding ROK family protein: MAQSAHNRYALGVDIGGSHVCSAVVDLATGQLCGEPHTDKVDAAAGARTIAGAWAANIRRTAAASGIGRIRCAGFAFPGPFDYERGISLIRGVRKFERIYGLDVAATLYPLLRECGTEEFRYVNDAAAFALGECLGGVADDAERVVALTLGTGVGSGFVAGRRLVTSGDEVPANGWVYCLPFEGGIVDEAFSTRWVCGRYRELTGQEISGAREAAERHAEDPAARRLFDEYGERLAAFAAPVAERFRADMLVLGGNISRAYPLFGPAMERRLEADGHRIRIGLPARPDHAALIGAASLFI; the protein is encoded by the coding sequence ATGGCACAATCGGCACATAATCGCTACGCCCTGGGCGTGGACATCGGCGGCAGCCATGTCTGCTCGGCGGTGGTAGACCTCGCCACGGGGCAACTGTGCGGGGAACCGCACACGGACAAAGTCGACGCGGCGGCCGGGGCCCGCACGATCGCCGGGGCCTGGGCCGCGAACATCCGGCGCACGGCCGCGGCATCGGGCATCGGACGCATCCGGTGCGCAGGCTTCGCCTTCCCCGGGCCGTTCGACTACGAGCGGGGCATTTCGCTGATCCGGGGCGTGCGGAAGTTCGAGCGCATCTACGGGCTCGACGTCGCGGCGACGCTCTACCCGCTGCTGCGGGAGTGCGGCACGGAGGAGTTCCGCTATGTCAACGACGCGGCGGCCTTCGCGCTGGGCGAATGCCTCGGCGGGGTCGCGGACGACGCCGAACGCGTAGTGGCGCTGACGCTCGGCACGGGCGTCGGGTCGGGCTTCGTGGCCGGCCGCAGGCTGGTGACCTCGGGCGACGAGGTGCCCGCCAACGGCTGGGTATACTGCCTGCCGTTCGAAGGGGGCATCGTCGATGAGGCCTTCTCGACCCGCTGGGTATGCGGCCGCTACCGGGAGCTGACCGGGCAGGAGATAAGCGGCGCACGCGAAGCTGCCGAACGCCATGCGGAAGACCCCGCGGCACGGCGCCTGTTCGACGAATACGGGGAGCGGCTGGCGGCATTCGCAGCCCCCGTGGCGGAACGCTTCCGCGCCGACATGCTGGTGCTCGGCGGGAATATCTCGCGGGCCTACCCGCTGTTCGGGCCCGCCATGGAACGCCGGCTCGAAGCCGACGGCCACCGGATCAGGATAGGGCTCCCGGCCCGGCCCGACCATGCCGCCCTGATCGGCGCAGCATCGTTATTCATATAA
- a CDS encoding GH92 family glycosyl hydrolase produces MKKHLHKLILFSATACLSACTAQEPLTDYVDPRIGTAHSRWFFFTPAAVPFGMAKLAPTTDGHLGNPNGWEAVGYDSRHTSIEGFANFHEFQVGGVVVAPTVGELQTVPGPLDNPDAGYRSRFDKKDEVARPGYYSVLLKDYGVKAELTATERVGFHRYTFPATEEANLIFNIGTRMGESGPVRDASVTYTDDGRIEGWVVTEPAYVDIYQKGATVTMYFSAVLDAEPAAWGAFSGEQTFVGERSRTGAGAGLYLRFDTRERQQVGLKIGLSYTSVENARLNLEKEAAGKDFDRVRREANDTWEEALGRLRVEGGLHDDRVKFYTGLFHALLGRGLANDVNGAYPANDGTVGQIALDGAGRPVHDYYNTDAIWGAYWNLTQLWSIAYPEYYADWVASQLLVYKDAGWLGDGIACSKYVSGVGTNFTGLAIAAAYNCGIRNFDVALGYQAARKNELGSEGRPAGAGKLDVGKFVSQGYSPYLPELGMQTTPDGSGFAASHTLEYSFSAYAVAQMARQLGHEADYEQLKKLSGGWELLFDPETKYIRPRDRSGEFIADFDPYAAWAGFQEGNAVQYTYYVPHDIDRLVEMVGREEFNNRLDSTFLISRESVFGGGKTINAFAGVHAYYNHGNQPNLHISALFNFSGKPWLSQKWMRTICNEFYGTEEIHGYGYGQDEDQGQLGAWYVMASMGLFDAKGLTAPDPTFQIGSPLFDKVTIRLNPDYYTGKEFVIETTGNTPENYYIGSLELDGKPLQSVQLPFAEVVGGGTLRVNLAAEPNTRLNK; encoded by the coding sequence ATGAAAAAACACCTGCACAAACTGATCCTCTTCTCCGCGACGGCCTGTCTGTCGGCATGTACGGCCCAGGAGCCGCTGACGGACTACGTCGACCCGCGCATCGGCACCGCACATTCGCGGTGGTTCTTCTTCACCCCGGCGGCCGTACCGTTCGGCATGGCCAAACTGGCTCCGACGACCGACGGCCACCTGGGGAATCCCAACGGCTGGGAAGCCGTGGGCTACGACTCACGCCACACCTCGATCGAGGGCTTCGCCAACTTCCACGAGTTCCAGGTCGGCGGCGTGGTGGTGGCTCCGACGGTCGGCGAACTTCAGACCGTACCCGGGCCGCTCGACAACCCCGACGCGGGCTACCGTTCACGCTTCGACAAGAAGGACGAGGTGGCGCGCCCCGGCTACTACTCCGTGCTGCTGAAGGATTACGGCGTCAAGGCCGAACTGACGGCCACCGAACGGGTCGGGTTCCACCGCTATACCTTCCCGGCAACGGAGGAGGCGAACCTGATCTTCAACATCGGGACGCGCATGGGCGAAAGCGGCCCGGTGCGCGACGCGTCGGTGACCTACACCGACGACGGACGTATCGAGGGCTGGGTGGTGACCGAGCCCGCCTATGTCGACATTTACCAGAAAGGTGCCACGGTGACAATGTATTTCAGCGCCGTACTCGATGCCGAGCCTGCGGCCTGGGGCGCGTTCAGCGGCGAGCAAACCTTCGTGGGGGAGCGCAGCCGCACAGGCGCCGGAGCAGGGCTCTACCTGCGTTTCGACACCCGCGAGCGTCAGCAGGTGGGGCTGAAGATCGGCCTGTCGTACACGTCGGTGGAGAACGCGCGGCTGAACCTCGAAAAGGAGGCTGCCGGCAAAGATTTCGACCGGGTGCGCCGCGAGGCGAACGACACGTGGGAAGAGGCGCTGGGCCGGCTTCGCGTCGAGGGCGGCCTGCACGATGACCGCGTGAAGTTCTACACGGGGCTGTTCCACGCCCTGCTGGGACGCGGCCTGGCCAACGACGTGAACGGGGCCTATCCGGCCAACGACGGCACGGTCGGACAAATTGCCCTCGACGGTGCGGGCAGGCCGGTGCACGACTATTACAATACCGATGCGATCTGGGGCGCCTACTGGAACCTCACGCAGCTGTGGAGCATCGCCTATCCCGAATACTATGCCGACTGGGTGGCAAGCCAGCTGCTGGTCTACAAGGACGCCGGATGGCTCGGCGACGGCATCGCATGCAGCAAGTACGTCTCGGGCGTAGGCACCAACTTCACGGGGCTCGCCATTGCCGCGGCCTACAACTGCGGCATCCGCAACTTCGACGTGGCGCTGGGCTACCAGGCCGCCCGCAAGAACGAGCTGGGCAGCGAAGGCCGCCCGGCCGGCGCGGGCAAACTGGACGTGGGGAAATTCGTCAGTCAGGGCTATTCGCCCTACCTGCCCGAACTGGGCATGCAGACCACGCCCGACGGCTCGGGATTCGCGGCATCGCATACGCTCGAATACTCGTTCAGCGCCTATGCCGTCGCGCAGATGGCCCGCCAGTTGGGCCATGAGGCCGATTACGAGCAGCTCAAGAAGCTCTCGGGCGGGTGGGAGCTGCTTTTCGACCCCGAAACCAAGTACATCCGGCCGCGGGATCGCAGCGGTGAATTCATCGCCGACTTCGACCCCTATGCGGCATGGGCCGGATTCCAGGAGGGCAATGCCGTGCAGTACACCTACTACGTGCCCCACGACATCGACCGGCTGGTCGAGATGGTCGGCCGCGAGGAGTTCAACAACCGCCTCGACAGCACGTTCCTCATCTCGCGCGAGAGCGTCTTCGGCGGCGGCAAGACGATCAATGCCTTTGCGGGAGTCCATGCCTATTACAACCACGGCAACCAACCGAACCTCCACATCTCGGCGCTGTTCAACTTCTCGGGCAAACCGTGGCTCTCGCAGAAATGGATGCGCACGATCTGCAACGAATTCTACGGCACGGAGGAGATCCACGGCTACGGCTACGGGCAGGACGAAGACCAGGGACAGCTGGGGGCATGGTACGTCATGGCCTCGATGGGGCTCTTCGACGCGAAGGGGCTCACCGCCCCCGACCCGACGTTCCAGATCGGCAGCCCCTTGTTCGACAAGGTGACGATCCGCCTCAACCCCGATTACTACACGGGCAAGGAGTTCGTGATCGAAACGACGGGCAACACGCCGGAGAATTACTATATCGGTTCGCTGGAACTGGACGGCAAACCCTTGCAGAGCGTACAGCTTCCCTTCGCCGAAGTGGTCGGCGGCGGCACGCTGCGGGTGAACCTCGCCGCGGAGCCCAACACCCGGCTGAACAAATAA
- a CDS encoding MFS transporter, with the protein MNKSLHKLLPVLFGFFVMGFCDVVGISTSYVQQDFGLSETLAGFIPSMVFIWFLLLSIPAALAMNRLGRKNMVQISNGITAVGMLIPFVHYNLATCMTAFVLLGIGNTILQVSLNPLLTNVVKGDALTSSLTAGQVVKAVSSFCGPFIAAFAAGTLGNWQYLFPIFALITLLSAAWLMCTPIREEAEAPQASPVGATFALLKDRTVLLLFLGIVFVVGVDVGMNTVAPKLLIERGGYPVEQAGLGSSVYFVCRTVGALIGSILLVRMNDVRYFRIHIFAAIAAMAVLYFVQGTVGMLALVGLIGFACSSIFSVIYSTALKCHPEKANEISGLMITGVCGGAVIPPLMGFTTDLLGSQTGSLLVISACMLYLAGCALALRRFAAK; encoded by the coding sequence ATGAACAAGTCACTCCACAAATTACTGCCCGTCCTGTTCGGTTTCTTCGTCATGGGCTTCTGCGACGTGGTCGGTATCTCGACCAGCTATGTCCAGCAAGATTTCGGGCTCAGCGAAACCCTCGCCGGATTCATCCCCTCGATGGTCTTCATCTGGTTCCTGCTGCTTTCGATTCCGGCGGCCCTCGCCATGAACCGCCTCGGCCGCAAGAACATGGTACAGATCAGCAACGGCATCACGGCCGTCGGTATGCTGATCCCGTTCGTACACTACAACCTTGCCACGTGCATGACGGCATTCGTGCTGCTGGGCATCGGCAATACGATCCTCCAGGTATCGCTCAACCCGCTGCTCACCAACGTGGTCAAGGGGGACGCGCTGACCAGTTCGCTGACCGCAGGCCAGGTCGTCAAGGCCGTCTCGTCGTTCTGCGGCCCCTTCATCGCCGCATTCGCCGCCGGCACGCTGGGCAACTGGCAATACCTCTTCCCGATCTTCGCGCTCATCACGCTGCTCTCGGCCGCATGGCTCATGTGCACCCCCATCCGCGAAGAGGCCGAAGCGCCGCAGGCCTCGCCCGTCGGTGCGACGTTCGCCCTGCTGAAAGACCGCACGGTACTCCTCCTCTTCCTCGGGATCGTCTTCGTCGTCGGCGTCGACGTGGGGATGAATACCGTGGCGCCCAAGCTGCTGATCGAACGCGGCGGTTACCCCGTCGAGCAGGCCGGACTCGGGTCGAGCGTTTACTTCGTCTGCCGCACGGTCGGTGCGCTGATCGGTTCGATCCTGCTGGTGCGCATGAACGACGTGCGTTATTTCCGCATCCACATCTTCGCGGCCATCGCCGCCATGGCCGTCCTCTACTTCGTACAGGGTACCGTGGGAATGCTGGCGCTGGTCGGACTGATCGGCTTCGCCTGCTCGAGCATCTTCTCGGTGATCTACTCGACGGCGCTGAAATGCCATCCGGAAAAAGCCAACGAGATTTCGGGGCTGATGATCACGGGGGTCTGCGGCGGCGCCGTCATCCCGCCCCTGATGGGCTTCACGACCGACCTCCTGGGCAGCCAGACCGGTTCGCTGCTGGTCATTTCTGCCTGTATGCTCTACCTGGCAGGCTGCGCCCTCGCCCTGCGCAGGTTCGCCGCGAAATAG
- a CDS encoding GntR family transcriptional regulator → MKLQLDPNSSKPLHQQAEDLLRRMIQQEEYRKGKLLPNEVELSKELNISRNTLRQAINRLVFEGLLIRKKGYGTTVAPQNVMSNARNWMSFSQEMHAQGMVVQNFELHISRKTPPAEASEFLNAPEGARLLCLERLRGRPNLPFVYFISYFNPAIPMTGEEDMALPLYENLRKNYGIVVKTSREMVYARSANAELAEKLDINEGEPILVRKRFVLDVNDTPVEYNIGYYRADSFTYSIEFING, encoded by the coding sequence ATGAAATTACAACTCGACCCGAACTCTTCCAAACCGCTGCACCAGCAGGCCGAGGATCTGCTGCGCCGGATGATCCAGCAGGAAGAGTACCGCAAAGGCAAACTGCTTCCCAACGAGGTGGAGCTATCCAAAGAACTGAACATCTCGCGCAACACCCTGCGGCAGGCCATCAACCGGCTGGTGTTCGAAGGGCTGCTCATCCGCAAGAAAGGATACGGGACGACCGTGGCGCCCCAGAACGTGATGAGCAACGCCCGCAACTGGATGAGTTTTTCGCAGGAGATGCACGCACAGGGCATGGTCGTGCAGAATTTCGAACTGCACATCAGCCGCAAGACGCCGCCCGCCGAGGCTTCCGAGTTTCTCAATGCCCCGGAAGGAGCCAGGCTGCTGTGCCTGGAGCGCCTGCGCGGACGCCCGAACCTGCCGTTCGTCTATTTCATCTCCTATTTCAACCCCGCGATCCCGATGACCGGAGAAGAGGACATGGCGCTCCCGCTCTACGAAAACCTCCGGAAGAATTACGGCATCGTCGTCAAGACCTCGCGCGAGATGGTATATGCCCGCAGCGCAAACGCGGAGCTGGCCGAAAAGCTCGACATCAACGAAGGGGAGCCGATCCTCGTCCGCAAACGCTTCGTGCTCGACGTAAACGACACCCCGGTGGAATATAACATCGGCTATTACCGCGCCGACAGTTTCACCTACTCGATCGAATTCATCAACGGCTGA
- a CDS encoding 2-oxoacid:ferredoxin oxidoreductase subunit beta: MAEYKYTPADFKSDQEVRWCPGCGDHAILSAVQRALPEIADATDTPHNLFTFVSGIGCSSRFIYYMKTYGFHSVHGRANAVATGVKVANPRLSVWVTTGDGDSLAIGGNHFIHAIRRNVDLNVILFNNEIYGLTKGQYSPTSKLGKITKTSPYGTVEKPFNPGELVIGAKGTFFARSVDMEVQLSKECMVAAAMHKGMSVIEVLQNCVIFNDKTHAAFAADKATRAERTITLRHGGKMLFGANMEKGIVFEDMKLKVVTVGQDGYTLDDVLTHDAHERDTTLHSMLAAMKYPEYPVALGVIRAVEDATVYDREVARQVEEVKAQSKIRSVDELLHSGATWEIE; the protein is encoded by the coding sequence ATGGCAGAATACAAATACACCCCCGCGGATTTCAAAAGCGACCAGGAGGTACGCTGGTGCCCCGGATGCGGCGACCACGCCATCCTCAGCGCCGTACAGCGCGCGCTGCCCGAGATCGCCGACGCGACCGACACGCCGCACAACCTTTTCACGTTCGTGTCGGGCATCGGCTGCTCGTCGCGGTTCATCTATTATATGAAGACCTACGGGTTCCATTCGGTGCACGGCCGCGCCAACGCCGTGGCCACGGGCGTCAAGGTCGCCAACCCGCGCCTCAGCGTCTGGGTCACCACGGGCGACGGCGACTCGCTGGCCATCGGCGGCAACCACTTCATACACGCCATCCGCCGCAATGTCGACCTGAACGTCATACTCTTCAACAACGAGATCTACGGCCTCACCAAGGGGCAGTACTCCCCCACCTCGAAGCTGGGCAAGATCACCAAGACCTCGCCCTACGGCACGGTCGAAAAGCCGTTCAACCCCGGCGAACTGGTGATCGGCGCCAAAGGCACGTTCTTCGCCCGCTCGGTCGACATGGAGGTGCAGCTTTCGAAGGAGTGCATGGTGGCCGCAGCGATGCACAAAGGCATGTCGGTGATCGAAGTCCTGCAAAACTGCGTGATTTTCAACGACAAGACCCACGCTGCATTCGCCGCCGACAAGGCTACGCGCGCCGAACGTACGATCACGCTGCGCCACGGCGGGAAAATGCTGTTCGGGGCCAACATGGAGAAGGGAATCGTCTTCGAGGACATGAAGCTCAAGGTCGTGACCGTCGGCCAGGACGGCTACACGCTGGACGATGTGCTGACGCACGACGCCCACGAGCGCGACACGACGCTGCACTCGATGCTGGCGGCGATGAAATATCCCGAATACCCCGTTGCCCTGGGCGTGATCCGCGCTGTCGAGGACGCCACGGTTTACGACCGCGAGGTGGCCCGGCAGGTCGAGGAGGTCAAGGCACAGAGCAAGATCCGCTCGGTGGACGAGTTGCTGCATTCGGGCGCCACGTGGGAGATCGAATAA